The segment GGAATATTTCAATAAAAGTTTCTTTGATTCGTTAGAAGAATAAAAAATTGCCACCTAACCCACCCTACATTAAAGGTGAGTTTGTTGGACTCACCTTATTACCGTCCAAAAAAAAGCGGTAATATCGATTCCATTCGACCTGACCAAGACTCTTCGCTATGCTGACCAATAGGATCTTCAACGACAAAAAGATCCTTATTTTCTTGATAACCAAACTCGTTGATTAATAAATCTCGCATTTCTCGACCCCTGACAGTAGCCCTAGCTTCAATAAAAGAATTGTGTTCACCCCCTTCCCGAATTAATCCCCAATCTAAATAAATTTTTAACTTATTATCAGGATCTTGTAGCGCGGGAGATCCTTCTATTAATAAATCAGTATTTTTTAAAGAACCAAATAACCCTAAAGATAATTGATTAAAAGAGGGATCGATCAAGGAATCAATGGAATCTAATCCTACCCAAAACGAAGGAGAAAGGGCGGCCACCAGATGAAATTGATCAGGGTGTCGAGTTGCCGTATAAAATGCCGCTAACCCTCCGTGGGACGATCCTAACACCATCGAATGATCGGGGTCACTCAGGGTACGATAATTCCTATCAACAAAGCCTTTAACCGACTTAGCGACATAATTAGCATATTGGTTTAGTCCACCCCATTGATGCCCCCAAACGGGGGCGTGAGTATACTCATAATCACGGTTAACTGGACAAATACCCACTAGAATCACTTTATGAATTTGATTGAGAACATAGAGTCGTGTTAGGAGTTTGCCCATATTCCAAGTTTTATTCTCAGGTCCCCCAGGAAAAAAGGCGGTATCGCCATCGTTCATATAAATGACGGGATAAGCTTCTTGACTAATTTCGTAATCTCTTGGGACGAATATATGAAGGCGATGGGGTTCGTCCTCTGTGTTTTCTCCTCGAAAGCGATCGTAGGTGTGGAAATAGCCGGCCCAATGGCCGCGATCATGATACCAAGCTTCTTGTCCACCTTTGGTGAATTGTTCAGCCATGAATTAGTGAATCCTTGAGGGATGATTATCAACAAGAAATCGGGTTTTTAGCTGATCCCGAACTCAAATTGCTTACCTAAAAAATTATCCTTCTGATTGTCAAATAAACTCAACAAAACAGAAGGTAAATTCTAATAATCGAATGATACCTTAAATCGGTCATCGATGATCATTAAATAGAATGAGAACTCGCTAATGAAGAATAGTTGATGATTTTATTGAGACAATCATATCAGCATTTTCTATTTCCTTCTTTAAGAAAAGTTGGGGGATTAAATTGAATTAATCTCCCCCTAAAACTATTGTCTGTTGACTATTCTTTTTTCCCTTTTTAATAAGCGTCTTGCAATTCGTAAAAGTCTGGGGAAACATAATCTTTTCGTAATGGCCAACCGACCCAATCTTCCGGCATCAAAATGCGTTTGAGATCGGGATGTCCTTCGTAGATAATGCCATACATATCATAACTTTCCCGTTCTTGCCAGTCCGCCGCTTTCCAGATCCAATAAACGGAGGGAACACGAGGATTATCCCTCGGTAAAAAGACCTTGACACGAACTTCTTCGGGGCGATCGCAGTTATCACTTACTTTAGTTAAATGATAGAAACTGACCAATTCTTTCCCTGGACCGAGATCATAAGCCCCCTGACATTGCAGATAATTAAACCCATAGGCATAGAGGGCAGTGGCTAAGGGAATCAGAAATTCTCGATCAACCTTAATTAATTCTACCCCCAAGTGATCGGGTTCGAGCAGGTGATGATCAAAGCCATTTTCTGTTAACCAACTCGACACGGGGCCGGCTTGAATAATGGCTTCAGTTTCTGGGGTATCTGGGGTATTTTCATCAACCACGGTTGATTTCCTCCTTCTGTTGTTGAGATGCTAAGGCGGGGGGGATAGGCATACCGATCGCGTCTGTTAATTCTTTGGGCGGGGTTTGGCGAGTAGCGGTTTGAAGATACTTACCGGTCAAGATAGGATCAACCGCTTTCATATTGTGGGTAGTACTGTAATAGCGATGGGTTTGTTCCATCACCGTTGCCCGTTCCTGAATCGTCTCGTTAGAGACTTTTTTGCGCAGTTTGATGATCGCGTCAAAAATGGCTTCCGGACGCGGGGGACACCCTGGAATATAAACATCCACGGGAATCAGTTTATCGACCCCTCTAACGGCGGTGGTAGAGTCGCTACTGAACATTCCTCCAGTAATCGTACACGCCCCCATGGCAATGACGTATTTAGGTTCGGGCATTTCTTCGTACAAACGTACTAAAGCAGGAGCCATTTTCATCGTAATGGTTCCGGCGGTGATGATCAAATCCGCTTGTCTGGGACTCGAACGGGGAACCAGTCCAAAGCGGTCAAAATCGAAGCGAGAACCGATTAAAGCAGCAAATTCGATAAAACAGCAGGCCGTCCCGTAAAGAAGCGGCCAGAGGCTTGATAACCGTGCCCAGTTGTGCAGATCGTCAACAGTTGTTAGGATAATATTTTCCGACAGATCTTGGGTAACTTGGCCTCTGGCAATGGGATTGAGGATTTTTTCCGTTTGCTGACGTTGGATAGTGGTTAAATCAGGGGTAGGATTAGGACTCATAATGTAATCATTCTCAAGGAACTAAAAAATAGGCGATCGCTGATTTAGGACCATTCGAGGGCACCTTTGCGCCAAGCATAGACCAAGGCAATGACGAGAATAGCAATAAAAATGAGGGCTTCAACAAAGGCCAGCAGTCCTAGACGGTTAAAGGCAACTGCCCAAGGGTATAAAAAGACGGTTTCTACATCAAAAACCACAAAGACGAGGGCAAACATATAATAGCGGATGTTGAATTGAATCCACGCTCCCCCGATGGGTTCCATTCCCGACTCGTAGGTGGTGACTCGTTCTGGTCCTCCCCCACTAGGGCGTAGGAGTTTGGAGGCTGTGAGGGCGAGAATAGGAACTAAGCTACACGCCAGTAAAAATCCGAGTAAATATTCGTAACCATTAAGGACAAACACTGTTTTTGGATAACTCCTCTCAATACTAAGGTTTGTTAATCGTTAACCAGTCTTTATTATATAGGCCATTTTGGGGTCACTTTCTTTAGTTGAGTTAAAAAAAGGTGAATTGGGTCAGGGGCAACGGATAATCGATTGATGATTCATTATTGACTATTTCAACTATCTACTATTACCTATTCAGATTGAGTTTTTACTTGATTAAATCTTTTTTTGACATCAATAATCTTTAGTTTGGTTATTGCGACTACTACCAAAATAAAATCCTAACACAGCACCAATTAGACCTATTTGAGTTGTTATTAATAAGGAAAGAATATCTTTTGAACAGGTATATCTTTCTGCTATTTCCTCACCTTGATCTATTGGGACCAATATAACAATTAGCATTGTTATAAAAGCAGCAATATAAGTTACCGCTAATATCGTTATTAATATTGTTGCTAATTTTGATCGGGTGTCCTCTCTCTTGATATCTAGTTCATTGGCTAGAGATCGCTTTTCTTTTTCGAGTATAGGAAATACAAACTCTGATTCAATTTCGCTGTCTTCAGAGTCATTATTGTCTTGACTTTCTTCGTTTTCTTGGCTTTGTATGTTATCTTCTGACATTGATATTAATAACGAGTCGGTCGTAATAATTCCCAAAATCTCTTTTTTTAACCATTATTTCTGAACTTTCTTCTATTTTGACCCAGAAAAGAGACTCGTTTGACTCCTTCATTCGGTTTAGTAACATAGATTTTATCGCCTGAACGCTCAGCTTTCAACAGATATCGTACTAATCTAATTCCAACCTCGCTATGAAGTATCCAAGGCTCAAAACGAATGGATTTCAGTCCTTGATCAACTCCTTCCTTTTTAAGGTAAAACTTAGCCCCATTTTTAGCTGCTTTGTCTAAGTATTCAATTATTTTGCGGAAATCAGGGCTAGTTTTTAGCTCAGTCTCTGGCAACTTTTGTACGGGTACTGCCATGTTGATTAAAGATTTACTAATACTATTATTGATATTATTATACTGTCAAGATAATGTAAAAACAAGAACTTTAGCAGGAGCCATACTGGGTAAACGGTGAAAAGTGACCCTAAAGGTTAGATAATAGAAATGTAATCGATCGCTAACAACAAAAACGATGGATAACAGATCACTCCCTCCTGATGATTTACCGCCGAGGATACCCCCTGACTGGGAATTGGCTAGAGAACTTGATGTGGTCACGGGTCAATATTTTTATCAAGATTGCGATCGCGCGACTCAACAGTTACTCTCTGGCTGTGGCTGGTATCTCTCTAGTTTTATTAATGTTTTAACCCTTGTTATAGTCTGTCCCGATAAAAACACCAAT is part of the Rippkaea orientalis PCC 8801 genome and harbors:
- a CDS encoding alpha/beta hydrolase, translating into MAEQFTKGGQEAWYHDRGHWAGYFHTYDRFRGENTEDEPHRLHIFVPRDYEISQEAYPVIYMNDGDTAFFPGGPENKTWNMGKLLTRLYVLNQIHKVILVGICPVNRDYEYTHAPVWGHQWGGLNQYANYVAKSVKGFVDRNYRTLSDPDHSMVLGSSHGGLAAFYTATRHPDQFHLVAALSPSFWVGLDSIDSLIDPSFNQLSLGLFGSLKNTDLLIEGSPALQDPDNKLKIYLDWGLIREGGEHNSFIEARATVRGREMRDLLINEFGYQENKDLFVVEDPIGQHSEESWSGRMESILPLFFGR
- a CDS encoding NAD(P)H-quinone oxidoreductase subunit J, whose product is MVDENTPDTPETEAIIQAGPVSSWLTENGFDHHLLEPDHLGVELIKVDREFLIPLATALYAYGFNYLQCQGAYDLGPGKELVSFYHLTKVSDNCDRPEEVRVKVFLPRDNPRVPSVYWIWKAADWQERESYDMYGIIYEGHPDLKRILMPEDWVGWPLRKDYVSPDFYELQDAY
- the ndhK gene encoding photosynthetic/respiratory NAD(P)H-quinone oxidoreductase subunit K, which encodes MSPNPTPDLTTIQRQQTEKILNPIARGQVTQDLSENIILTTVDDLHNWARLSSLWPLLYGTACCFIEFAALIGSRFDFDRFGLVPRSSPRQADLIITAGTITMKMAPALVRLYEEMPEPKYVIAMGACTITGGMFSSDSTTAVRGVDKLIPVDVYIPGCPPRPEAIFDAIIKLRKKVSNETIQERATVMEQTHRYYSTTHNMKAVDPILTGKYLQTATRQTPPKELTDAIGMPIPPALASQQQKEEINRG
- the ndhC gene encoding photosynthetic/respiratory NAD(P)H-quinone oxidoreductase subunit C, whose protein sequence is MFVLNGYEYLLGFLLACSLVPILALTASKLLRPSGGGPERVTTYESGMEPIGGAWIQFNIRYYMFALVFVVFDVETVFLYPWAVAFNRLGLLAFVEALIFIAILVIALVYAWRKGALEWS